The following are encoded in a window of Sulfitobacter sp. S190 genomic DNA:
- a CDS encoding TIGR01244 family sulfur transferase, giving the protein MDIRKLTPRYFVAPQISPDQMGALKEAGITRILCNRPDAEVPPSHCATEMQRAAEQAGIEFCEQPLTHQTMTEEVIANNRALGADQEGVTLAYCASGTRSCIAWALGQAGMMSADDIIEAAAAGGYDLQQMRPYLEAQEAD; this is encoded by the coding sequence ATGGATATTCGCAAGCTGACCCCCCGCTATTTTGTTGCCCCGCAAATCTCGCCCGACCAGATGGGCGCGCTCAAAGAGGCGGGCATCACGCGCATCCTGTGCAATCGCCCCGACGCCGAGGTCCCCCCCAGCCATTGCGCCACCGAAATGCAGCGGGCCGCCGAGCAGGCCGGCATCGAATTTTGCGAACAGCCCCTGACCCACCAGACCATGACCGAAGAGGTCATCGCCAACAACCGCGCCCTTGGCGCCGATCAGGAAGGCGTGACACTGGCCTACTGCGCCTCCGGCACACGGTCCTGCATCGCGTGGGCGCTGGGACAGGCGGGCATGATGTCGGCGGATGACATTATCGAAGCGGCAGCCGCAGGCGGTTACGACCTGCAACAAATGCGCCCCTATCTCGAAGCGCAAGAAGCAGACTGA
- a CDS encoding FliM/FliN family flagellar motor switch protein, with product MSSEQSGSVLLRKTRAGRVLQQTRSMSPLKALRLTLAKLAEDRMDLALAAMSVTERALRNDQLDGAFETDHLLLLLDHTDGRVGLATLDRTLVTVLTQQQTTGQLNKPDAPSERALTGIDAGLAAPFIERLIRQAADQLEDAEEQRLLAGYRFGIWAPTARQALIGLEAAEFRQMSMTVDVAAGLCQGAISLLMPVPPPPRRSPPPDETRAGDSETCAAPRTGPQLAESAMRVHADLRVALAQIEVPLSELTGMQAGSVLDLGTDTMDSAMVQDMTGRMISRGVLGQLNGTRALQLEHMPKPHIHPRRRASDRAELDLPDVTADTAPPQTQNLVQMSAAVPVSKDVMAGDLPDMSDLEGLDDAADGAQTASPSAAQLRKEA from the coding sequence ATGTCATCGGAACAGTCGGGATCGGTGTTGCTGCGCAAGACACGGGCGGGCCGCGTGTTGCAGCAGACACGCAGCATGTCACCGCTCAAGGCGCTGCGGCTGACGCTGGCCAAGCTGGCCGAGGACCGGATGGATCTGGCGCTGGCGGCGATGTCGGTCACCGAACGGGCGCTGCGCAATGACCAGCTGGACGGTGCGTTCGAGACCGATCACCTGCTGTTGTTGCTGGATCATACCGACGGTCGCGTCGGGCTGGCCACGCTGGACCGCACCCTTGTCACCGTGTTGACCCAGCAGCAGACCACGGGGCAGTTGAACAAGCCCGATGCGCCCAGCGAACGGGCGTTGACGGGGATCGACGCGGGGCTGGCCGCGCCCTTTATCGAGCGGTTGATCCGGCAGGCCGCCGACCAGCTGGAAGACGCCGAGGAGCAACGGCTGCTTGCCGGATACCGTTTCGGCATCTGGGCCCCGACGGCGCGTCAGGCCCTGATCGGGTTGGAGGCTGCGGAATTCAGGCAGATGTCTATGACGGTCGATGTGGCTGCTGGCTTGTGTCAGGGCGCGATCAGCCTGCTGATGCCGGTGCCGCCCCCGCCGCGGCGCAGCCCGCCCCCGGACGAGACGCGCGCGGGTGATTCCGAGACCTGTGCCGCGCCGCGCACGGGACCGCAGCTGGCCGAAAGCGCGATGCGGGTGCACGCCGATCTGCGCGTGGCATTGGCGCAGATCGAGGTCCCGCTGTCCGAGCTGACCGGGATGCAGGCGGGATCGGTGCTGGATCTGGGCACCGACACGATGGACAGCGCGATGGTGCAGGATATGACGGGCCGTATGATCAGCCGTGGCGTGTTGGGCCAGTTGAACGGCACGCGCGCGCTGCAGCTCGAGCATATGCCCAAACCCCACATCCATCCGCGCCGCCGCGCATCGGACCGCGCAGAGCTGGACCTGCCCGATGTAACCGCAGACACGGCGCCACCGCAGACCCAGAATCTGGTGCAGATGAGCGCAGCGGTGCCCGTTTCCAAGGACGTGATGGCGGGCGATTTGCCCGATATGTCCGATCTGGAAGGGCTCGATGATGCAGCCGACGGGGCACAGACTGCGTCACCGTCGGCAGCGCAGTTGCGAAAGGAAGCGTGA
- a CDS encoding sensor histidine kinase produces the protein MVSLNQLVGVCLIYVAGLFVVAFLAERAALRGRGNWLLRSPLVYTLSLSIYCTAWTFYGAVGYAARSGLEYVTIYLGPSLVMIGWWWILRRLVRIGRAQRVTSVADLISARYGKSNTLAIMVTVMAVVGVTPYIALQLQSVTLSLSIFAAPAADAATSPLNTVSAAFWVAAGLAIFTVLFGTRNLNANERHHGVVIAVAVEAVVKLVALLAVGVFVVWGLAGGVAETFARIDASEIGVWRTDGGRWSALIVLAAAAFVCLPRMFQVMVVENDDERHLQIASWAFPLYLMAMSLFVVPIAVVGLDLMPQGANPDLFVLSVPLSQGQNGLAMLAFLGGFSSATSMVIVATLALSTMMSNHIVMPVWLKLRNDGAQQSGDVREVVIRARRLSILLIISLGYFYYRASGGSGALAAIGLISFGGVAQFLPVLLGGIFWRGATRSGAIAGLSVGFALWVWTMLLPSFGADAVLSSTLMQQGPWGIGALRPQALFGIAGLDPTVHAVWWSLSLNTAAFVAVSIFTFPLPLERLQGAQFVNVFDHSSAARGWNAAAAGSEDLMIMSQRILGAAEAQAFFDGAAEAQGQGGRLPAPTPEFVQALERELAASVGAATANAMISQIVGGQSISVEDLMAVADESAQILEYSSRLEAKSRQLAETARELGRANEKLTQLSLQKDGFLSQISHELRTPMTSIRSFSEILRDADSLSPSEKTRYASIIHTEAIRLTRLLDDLLDLSVLENGQVSLNARAVNLSDVLDHAVTTATVGMGRALEVTRRPAGEDVDLVTDSDRLAQVFINLITNAGKYCDASDPALDIAVRREGETVIVAFADNGSGIADDAQGLIFEKFARLDSSGNEGAGLGLAICREIMTRLGGDIRYVPGRGGATFEVLLPATPAAPEPSYRLMMPA, from the coding sequence ATGGTATCGCTGAACCAGCTGGTCGGGGTCTGCCTGATCTATGTGGCGGGATTGTTCGTGGTGGCGTTTCTGGCCGAGCGGGCGGCTTTGCGCGGGCGCGGCAACTGGCTGCTGCGGTCGCCACTGGTCTATACGCTGTCGCTGTCGATCTACTGCACCGCGTGGACGTTTTACGGCGCGGTCGGATATGCCGCCCGGTCGGGGCTGGAGTATGTGACCATCTATCTGGGCCCCTCGCTGGTGATGATCGGCTGGTGGTGGATCTTGCGCCGTCTGGTGCGCATCGGGCGGGCCCAGCGGGTCACGTCGGTGGCTGACCTGATCTCGGCGCGCTATGGCAAATCGAACACTTTGGCGATCATGGTGACGGTGATGGCGGTGGTGGGGGTCACCCCCTATATCGCGTTGCAACTGCAATCTGTCACGCTGTCGCTGTCGATATTCGCGGCCCCTGCGGCGGATGCAGCGACCAGCCCGCTCAACACCGTGTCGGCGGCGTTTTGGGTGGCGGCGGGGCTGGCGATTTTCACGGTTCTGTTCGGCACCCGCAACCTCAACGCCAACGAACGTCACCACGGGGTCGTCATTGCCGTGGCGGTGGAGGCGGTGGTCAAGCTGGTCGCGCTTCTGGCGGTGGGGGTTTTCGTGGTCTGGGGGCTGGCCGGGGGTGTGGCCGAGACATTTGCCCGCATCGATGCCTCCGAGATTGGCGTGTGGCGCACCGACGGCGGGCGGTGGAGCGCGTTGATCGTGCTGGCGGCGGCGGCCTTTGTCTGTTTGCCGCGCATGTTTCAGGTGATGGTCGTCGAGAACGACGACGAGCGGCATCTGCAAATCGCGAGCTGGGCCTTTCCGCTGTACCTGATGGCGATGAGCCTGTTCGTGGTGCCGATCGCGGTTGTGGGGCTTGATCTGATGCCGCAGGGCGCCAACCCCGATCTGTTCGTGCTGAGCGTGCCGCTGAGCCAAGGGCAGAACGGGTTGGCGATGCTGGCGTTTCTGGGCGGGTTTTCGTCGGCCACCTCCATGGTGATCGTGGCGACGCTGGCGTTGTCGACGATGATGTCGAACCACATCGTGATGCCTGTGTGGCTCAAGCTGCGCAACGACGGGGCGCAACAGTCGGGCGACGTGCGCGAGGTGGTGATCCGCGCGCGCAGGCTGTCGATCCTGCTGATCATCTCGCTTGGCTATTTCTACTATCGCGCGTCGGGCGGATCGGGGGCGCTGGCCGCGATCGGATTGATTTCGTTCGGTGGGGTCGCGCAGTTCCTGCCGGTGCTGCTGGGCGGGATTTTCTGGCGTGGGGCCACGCGGTCCGGTGCGATCGCGGGTCTGAGCGTGGGGTTTGCGCTGTGGGTGTGGACGATGCTGTTGCCCAGTTTCGGCGCCGATGCGGTGTTGTCCAGCACGCTCATGCAGCAGGGGCCGTGGGGCATTGGCGCGCTGCGCCCGCAGGCGTTGTTCGGGATTGCGGGGCTGGACCCCACGGTGCATGCGGTCTGGTGGAGCCTGTCGCTGAACACCGCGGCCTTTGTGGCGGTGTCGATCTTTACCTTTCCGCTGCCGCTGGAGCGGTTGCAGGGCGCGCAGTTTGTCAATGTGTTCGACCATTCCAGCGCGGCGCGGGGGTGGAATGCCGCCGCGGCGGGCAGCGAGGATCTGATGATCATGTCGCAGCGGATTCTGGGCGCGGCGGAGGCGCAGGCCTTTTTCGACGGGGCGGCGGAGGCGCAAGGCCAAGGCGGCCGTCTGCCCGCGCCCACGCCGGAGTTTGTGCAGGCGCTGGAGCGTGAACTCGCTGCATCGGTGGGGGCGGCGACGGCGAACGCGATGATCAGCCAGATTGTCGGGGGCCAGTCCATTTCGGTGGAGGATCTGATGGCGGTGGCGGACGAATCCGCCCAGATTCTGGAGTATTCCAGTCGGCTCGAGGCCAAGTCGCGCCAGTTGGCCGAAACCGCCCGCGAGCTGGGCCGCGCCAACGAAAAGCTGACCCAGCTGTCGCTGCAAAAGGACGGATTTCTCAGCCAGATCAGCCATGAATTGCGCACGCCGATGACCTCGATCCGGTCGTTTTCGGAAATCCTGCGCGATGCCGACAGTCTGAGCCCGTCGGAAAAGACCCGCTATGCCTCGATCATTCACACCGAAGCGATCCGACTGACGCGTCTGCTGGATGATCTTCTGGATCTGTCTGTGCTCGAGAACGGTCAGGTGAGCCTCAACGCGCGGGCCGTCAACCTGTCGGACGTGCTCGATCATGCGGTGACGACAGCCACCGTTGGGATGGGGCGGGCGCTGGAGGTGACACGGCGCCCGGCGGGCGAGGATGTGGATTTGGTCACGGACAGTGACCGGCTGGCGCAGGTTTTCATCAATCTGATCACAAATGCGGGCAAATATTGCGACGCGTCCGATCCGGCGCTGGATATTGCGGTGCGCCGTGAGGGCGAGACGGTCATCGTGGCGTTTGCCGACAATGGCAGCGGCATTGCCGACGACGCACAGGGGCTGATTTTTGAAAAATTCGCCCGGCTTGACAGCAGTGGCAACGAAGGCGCGGGTCTGGGGCTGGCGATTTGCCGCGAGATCATGACCCGCTTGGGCGGTGATATCCGCTATGTGCCGGGGCGGGGGGGCGCGACATTCGAGGTTTTGCTGCCCGCCACGCCCGCCGCGCCGGAGCCGTCGTACCGGTTGATGATGCCGGCCTGA
- a CDS encoding response regulator transcription factor produces the protein MTKHVVLVEDETNIAEAIRFLLGREGWRVETLANGTSAAEVIRAARPDLVMLDVMLPGKSGFEILAELRSDTALSDLPVLMLTARGHARDRDMAMQVGASRFMTKPFSNEDMLAAVRELTEDRTSGAA, from the coding sequence ATGACAAAACACGTCGTGTTGGTGGAGGACGAGACCAACATCGCCGAGGCGATCCGCTTTTTGCTGGGCCGCGAGGGCTGGCGCGTGGAGACGCTGGCAAACGGCACGAGTGCCGCGGAGGTGATCCGTGCGGCGCGGCCCGATCTGGTCATGCTGGACGTGATGCTGCCGGGCAAATCGGGGTTCGAGATTCTGGCGGAGCTGCGCAGTGACACGGCGCTGAGTGATTTGCCGGTGCTGATGCTGACCGCGCGCGGCCACGCCCGCGACCGTGACATGGCGATGCAGGTGGGGGCGAGCCGCTTCATGACCAAACCGTTTTCCAACGAGGACATGCTGGCCGCGGTGCGCGAGTTGACCGAGGACCGCACCAGCGGCGCGGCGTAA
- a CDS encoding helix-turn-helix domain-containing protein: MAREGLTGSRIRERRGVLGYKQADLARRIGISASYLNLIEHNRRRIGGKLLLDIAAQLQVEPQALTEGAEAALLGHLREAAVASDLSQDEAARADEFAGRFPGWAEALAESQRRIATLERTVETLSDRMTHDPHLAASMHELLTTVSAIRSTAEILAQTKTLEPEWRDRFHTNIDADSRRLADSAQALVQYLELEQETEDTARSAQEEVEHFLDTHGYHFDTLEEGGSAQAVEALLQAEAPRMSATGRYILGGVLTQVAQDARLLPMAALRGALEPGQAPDPVALARWLRVPVPVVLRRLAAVAEMGAGLVVCDRSGTVIFRKPVDGFSVPRFGACCPLWPLFGALAGGGMVLRERVGQLGRDQTRFDAVAVADTQGGARYNAPPMMQGVMLLLPVPVGDTALPARDVGATCRICPHASCAARRELSILSA; encoded by the coding sequence ATGGCACGTGAGGGGCTGACCGGCAGCCGCATTCGCGAACGGCGCGGCGTTCTGGGCTATAAACAGGCCGATCTGGCGCGCCGGATCGGCATCTCCGCCAGCTATCTCAACCTGATCGAGCACAACCGGCGCAGAATCGGCGGCAAGCTGTTGCTCGACATTGCGGCCCAGTTGCAGGTGGAGCCGCAGGCGCTGACCGAAGGCGCGGAAGCGGCGCTTCTGGGGCATCTGCGCGAGGCGGCGGTGGCCTCGGATCTGTCGCAGGACGAGGCCGCGCGTGCCGATGAATTCGCGGGGCGTTTCCCCGGCTGGGCGGAGGCGCTCGCCGAGAGCCAGCGCCGGATTGCCACGCTGGAGCGCACGGTCGAGACACTGAGCGACCGGATGACCCACGATCCGCATCTGGCGGCTTCCATGCACGAGCTGTTGACCACCGTGTCGGCGATCCGCTCCACCGCGGAGATTCTGGCGCAGACAAAGACGCTCGAGCCCGAGTGGCGCGACCGGTTCCATACCAACATCGATGCCGACAGCCGCCGGTTGGCCGACAGCGCGCAGGCGCTTGTCCAATATCTCGAGCTGGAGCAGGAGACGGAGGACACCGCACGCTCCGCTCAGGAGGAGGTCGAGCATTTTCTCGACACCCACGGCTATCATTTCGACACGCTCGAAGAGGGGGGGAGTGCGCAGGCGGTGGAGGCGCTGTTGCAGGCAGAGGCACCGCGGATGAGTGCGACGGGCCGCTATATCCTGGGCGGTGTGCTGACGCAGGTCGCGCAGGACGCGCGGTTGTTGCCGATGGCGGCGCTGCGCGGCGCGCTGGAGCCCGGTCAGGCGCCCGATCCTGTGGCACTGGCGCGGTGGCTGCGGGTGCCGGTGCCGGTGGTGCTGCGCCGTCTGGCCGCGGTGGCGGAGATGGGCGCGGGGCTGGTCGTGTGCGACCGCTCCGGCACGGTGATTTTCCGCAAGCCCGTCGACGGGTTCAGCGTGCCGCGGTTCGGCGCGTGTTGCCCCCTGTGGCCGCTTTTCGGTGCCTTGGCAGGCGGCGGCATGGTGTTGCGCGAACGGGTAGGGCAGCTGGGCCGCGACCAGACCCGGTTCGATGCCGTGGCGGTGGCAGATACGCAGGGCGGCGCGCGTTATAACGCGCCGCCGATGATGCAGGGGGTGATGCTGCTGTTGCCGGTGCCGGTGGGCGACACGGCGCTGCCCGCCCGCGATGTCGGGGCAACCTGCCGGATATGCCCGCACGCCAGCTGTGCGGCGCGCCGCGAATTGTCGATATTGAGCGCCTGA
- a CDS encoding substrate-binding protein, which translates to MSIFNPTRRALIQTGAVAGAGLALPTYLRADGHSGFTNAPTGSTVTLGFNVPQTGPYAEEGLDELRAQELAVEHLNGEGDGGMMNTFSSKALKGNGILGKKVEYVTGDTQTKSDAARASAKSMIEKDGAIMINGGSSSGVAVAVQGLCQDAGVIFMAGLTHSNDTTGKDRKANGFRHFFNAYMSAAALAPVLEKAYGSDRRAYHLTADYNWGWTQQESIAAATEAMGWETVQDVRTPLASTDFSSYIAPVLNSGADVLVLNHYGGNMVNSLTNAIQFDLLSKQANGKDFQIVVPLYSELMAAGAGENVQGVIGSMNWNWQLQDEGSKAFTKSFGEKYGRPPSNSAHTCYVQTLLYADAVERAGTFNPCGVVEALEDFDFDGMGNGPTTYRGADHQCFKDVLVMKGKDNPTNQYDTLEIVEVTPRAQVEYAPDHPMFAGGDLGECNPGA; encoded by the coding sequence ATGTCAATCTTCAATCCGACACGTCGGGCACTGATCCAAACCGGCGCCGTCGCCGGTGCGGGCCTCGCACTGCCGACGTATCTGCGCGCCGACGGCCACTCCGGCTTTACCAACGCGCCAACAGGCTCCACCGTGACGCTGGGCTTCAACGTACCCCAAACCGGCCCCTACGCCGAAGAGGGCCTGGACGAATTGCGCGCCCAGGAACTGGCGGTCGAGCACCTGAACGGTGAAGGCGATGGCGGCATGATGAACACTTTCAGCTCCAAAGCGCTGAAAGGGAACGGCATTCTGGGCAAGAAAGTCGAATACGTCACCGGTGACACACAGACCAAATCCGATGCGGCACGCGCTTCGGCCAAGTCGATGATCGAAAAAGACGGCGCCATCATGATCAACGGCGGCTCGTCCTCGGGCGTGGCCGTGGCCGTTCAGGGCCTGTGCCAGGATGCGGGCGTGATCTTCATGGCGGGTCTGACCCACTCCAACGACACCACCGGCAAGGACCGCAAGGCCAATGGCTTCCGTCATTTCTTCAACGCCTACATGTCCGCCGCCGCGCTGGCACCGGTGCTGGAAAAAGCCTACGGCTCCGACCGCCGCGCCTACCACCTGACAGCCGACTACAACTGGGGCTGGACACAGCAGGAATCGATTGCCGCGGCAACCGAGGCCATGGGCTGGGAAACCGTTCAGGACGTGCGCACACCGCTGGCGTCCACCGACTTCTCCTCCTACATCGCGCCTGTCCTGAACTCCGGCGCGGACGTGCTGGTGCTGAACCACTACGGCGGGAACATGGTCAACTCGCTGACCAACGCGATCCAGTTCGACCTGCTGAGCAAGCAGGCCAACGGCAAGGACTTCCAGATCGTCGTGCCGCTCTACTCCGAACTGATGGCCGCCGGTGCGGGCGAAAACGTGCAAGGCGTGATCGGCTCCATGAACTGGAACTGGCAGCTGCAGGACGAAGGCTCCAAGGCGTTCACCAAATCCTTCGGTGAAAAATATGGCCGTCCGCCCTCGAACTCGGCGCACACCTGCTATGTGCAGACACTGCTCTATGCGGATGCGGTCGAGCGGGCCGGCACCTTCAACCCGTGCGGTGTTGTCGAAGCGCTCGAAGATTTCGACTTCGACGGCATGGGCAACGGTCCGACCACCTACCGTGGCGCCGACCACCAGTGCTTCAAGGACGTGCTGGTCATGAAGGGCAAGGACAACCCGACCAACCAGTACGACACACTGGAAATCGTCGAAGTCACACCGCGCGCGCAGGTCGAGTATGCACCCGACCACCCGATGTTCGCCGGTGGCGATCTGGGCGAATGCAACCCGGGCGCATAA
- a CDS encoding branched-chain amino acid ABC transporter permease — protein sequence MDAILLQILNGLDKGSAYALIALGLTLIFGTLGVVNFAHGALFMIGAFCSVTLQRVLTLSSVTEDPTQKDFLGNPLKVETPYVQSWFGPETGAAIIDWSVPLAILLAIPVMLFIGFVMERGLIKHFYKRPHADQILVTFGLAIVLQEVIKYFYGANPIPTPAPDAFKGSFDFGMLLGMDPNAVIYPYWRLIYFGFSALIIGLVFAFLQFTTFGMVVRAGMADRETVGLLGIDIDRRFTIMFGIAAAVAGLAGVMYAPINSPNYHMGMDFLVLSFVVVVVGGMGSLPGAVLAGFMLGILESFASMNEVKAILPGIDQIIIYVVAIIILLTRPRGLMGRRGVMEE from the coding sequence ATGGACGCAATCCTTCTTCAAATTCTGAACGGTCTGGACAAGGGCTCCGCGTATGCGTTGATCGCCCTCGGTCTGACGCTCATCTTCGGCACGCTCGGGGTGGTGAACTTCGCCCACGGCGCTCTTTTCATGATAGGGGCGTTCTGCTCGGTGACGCTGCAACGTGTCCTGACGCTCAGCTCGGTCACCGAAGACCCCACGCAAAAGGACTTTCTGGGCAATCCGCTCAAGGTCGAAACACCCTACGTCCAAAGCTGGTTCGGTCCCGAGACGGGGGCCGCGATCATCGACTGGTCGGTGCCTCTGGCGATCCTTCTGGCGATCCCGGTGATGCTATTCATCGGCTTCGTGATGGAACGCGGGCTGATCAAACACTTCTACAAACGCCCCCACGCCGACCAGATCCTCGTGACTTTCGGTCTGGCGATCGTGCTGCAGGAAGTGATCAAGTATTTCTACGGGGCCAACCCGATCCCCACCCCTGCCCCCGACGCGTTCAAGGGCAGCTTCGACTTCGGGATGCTGCTGGGCATGGATCCCAATGCGGTGATCTACCCCTACTGGCGGCTGATCTACTTCGGCTTCTCGGCGCTGATCATCGGTCTGGTGTTCGCCTTCCTGCAGTTCACCACCTTCGGGATGGTCGTGCGGGCCGGTATGGCCGACCGTGAAACCGTGGGTCTTCTGGGCATCGACATCGACCGCCGCTTTACCATCATGTTCGGCATCGCCGCCGCGGTGGCGGGGCTGGCCGGGGTCATGTACGCGCCGATCAACTCGCCCAACTACCACATGGGCATGGACTTTCTGGTGCTGAGCTTCGTCGTGGTGGTCGTGGGGGGCATGGGCTCTCTGCCCGGTGCGGTGCTCGCGGGCTTCATGCTGGGCATCCTCGAAAGCTTTGCTTCCATGAACGAGGTCAAGGCCATCCTGCCCGGTATCGACCAGATCATCATTTATGTGGTGGCCATCATCATCTTGCTGACACGTCCACGGGGCCTGATGGGCCGTCGCGGCGTGATGGAGGAATAA
- a CDS encoding branched-chain amino acid ABC transporter permease, with amino-acid sequence MFGLAKRDLSLLLVVTVLALFAPFILNPFPADSAMAQFNAGYPDLMQRFVIFGIFAIGFNLLFGLTGYLSFGHAAFLGVGSYAVVWMYKLLDYNVLPGLVLSVLISALFALAIGFISLRRSGIYFSILTLAFAQMMFAISYSDLLGRFVGTTITNGETGLQVYTSDPQILINEWETVPHLLGLFEMRSTYRMDLGAWSFDFNAGYYFCAIIMILAFYLAIRIFRSPFGMMLRAVKSNQQRMNYTGLNTKPYTLAAFVISGMYAGLAGGLMAAMDPLAGAERMQWTASGEVVLMTILGGAGTLIGPVLGAGFIKYFENIFSKINKATLEGWFAFMPEGLQDIFVSLLYPFMGKGWHLTLGLLFMLVVIFLPGGLVEGGQRIGRVFRRRDRKSQDAELQAAEQRQSPPAE; translated from the coding sequence ATGTTCGGACTAGCCAAACGCGATCTTTCGCTTCTTCTGGTGGTGACGGTGCTTGCTCTGTTCGCCCCCTTCATCCTCAACCCTTTCCCCGCCGACAGCGCCATGGCGCAGTTCAACGCGGGCTATCCCGACCTGATGCAACGGTTCGTGATCTTCGGCATCTTCGCCATCGGCTTCAACCTGCTGTTCGGCCTGACAGGGTACCTGTCGTTCGGCCACGCGGCGTTCCTCGGCGTGGGGTCCTACGCGGTGGTATGGATGTACAAGCTGCTCGATTACAACGTGCTGCCGGGCCTTGTGCTGTCGGTGCTGATCTCGGCGCTGTTCGCGCTGGCGATCGGCTTCATCAGCCTGCGCCGCTCGGGCATCTACTTCTCGATCCTGACACTGGCCTTCGCGCAGATGATGTTCGCGATCAGCTATTCGGACCTTCTGGGCCGCTTCGTGGGCACGACCATCACCAACGGTGAAACCGGCCTGCAGGTCTATACCTCCGATCCGCAGATCCTGATCAACGAATGGGAAACCGTGCCGCACCTGCTGGGCCTGTTCGAGATGCGCTCGACCTACCGGATGGACCTTGGCGCGTGGTCGTTCGATTTCAACGCGGGCTACTACTTCTGCGCGATCATCATGATCCTAGCCTTCTATCTGGCGATCCGTATCTTCCGCTCGCCCTTCGGCATGATGCTGCGGGCGGTGAAATCGAACCAGCAGCGGATGAACTATACCGGCCTGAACACCAAACCCTACACGCTGGCGGCCTTCGTGATCTCCGGCATGTACGCGGGCCTCGCGGGCGGTCTGATGGCGGCGATGGATCCGCTGGCCGGCGCCGAACGGATGCAGTGGACCGCCTCTGGCGAAGTGGTGCTGATGACCATCCTCGGCGGTGCAGGCACGTTGATCGGGCCGGTGCTGGGCGCGGGCTTCATCAAGTACTTCGAGAACATCTTCTCCAAGATCAACAAGGCCACGCTGGAAGGCTGGTTCGCCTTCATGCCGGAGGGGCTGCAGGACATCTTCGTGTCGCTGCTCTACCCCTTCATGGGCAAGGGCTGGCACCTGACACTGGGCCTGCTGTTCATGCTGGTGGTGATCTTCCTGCCCGGTGGTCTGGTCGAAGGCGGCCAACGCATCGGCCGTGTCTTCCGCCGCCGTGACCGCAAATCGCAAGACGCCGAACTGCAAGCCGCAGAACAGCGTCAATCACCCCCCGCCGAATAA
- a CDS encoding ABC transporter ATP-binding protein produces the protein MGILEVKNVGKRFGGLQALGDVNLSVAENSVHAIIGPNGAGKSTLLNCLVGKLIPDSGSVMFDGQSVLGRKPYEINQMGISRVFQTPEIFGDLTVLENMLIPCFAKRDGAFQLNAISRVVKQGDILDKAEEMLHDMNMADKRMMTASSLSRGDKRRLEIGMCLAQGPRLLLLDEPTAGMARADTNNTIDLLKQISEERDITIAIIEHDMHVVFSLAQRITVLAQGTPLVEDTPENIKGHPKVKEAYLGETQAA, from the coding sequence ATGGGTATTCTTGAAGTCAAAAATGTCGGCAAACGCTTCGGCGGCCTTCAGGCGCTGGGGGATGTGAACCTCAGCGTTGCGGAAAACTCGGTGCACGCGATCATCGGGCCGAACGGGGCGGGCAAATCCACGCTCCTGAACTGTCTGGTGGGCAAACTGATCCCGGATTCGGGGTCGGTGATGTTCGACGGGCAATCGGTGCTGGGGCGCAAACCCTACGAGATCAACCAGATGGGCATCTCCCGCGTGTTCCAGACGCCCGAGATTTTCGGCGATCTGACGGTGCTGGAAAACATGCTCATCCCCTGCTTTGCCAAACGCGACGGGGCCTTCCAGCTCAACGCGATCAGCCGGGTGGTCAAACAGGGCGATATCCTCGACAAGGCCGAAGAGATGCTGCACGACATGAATATGGCCGACAAACGGATGATGACGGCCTCGTCGCTGTCGCGCGGCGACAAACGGCGGCTCGAAATCGGCATGTGTCTGGCACAGGGGCCGCGGCTGCTGCTGCTGGATGAACCGACGGCGGGCATGGCGCGGGCCGATACCAACAACACCATCGACCTGCTCAAACAGATCTCCGAGGAACGCGACATCACCATCGCGATCATCGAGCATGACATGCACGTGGTGTTCAGCCTCGCACAGCGCATCACCGTGTTGGCGCAGGGCACACCGCTGGTCGAAGACACGCCCGAAAACATCAAGGGCCACCCCAAGGTCAAAGAAGCCTACCTTGGCGAAACCCAGGCCGCGTGA